Proteins found in one Xenopus laevis strain J_2021 chromosome 1L, Xenopus_laevis_v10.1, whole genome shotgun sequence genomic segment:
- the grxcr1.L gene encoding glutaredoxin domain-containing cysteine-rich protein 1 — MLNMEMKADVDRQQRKVRFRVASSYSGRVLREVYTDGDSLDSECASSSETDQNSFPSDSDGVQNGFLGSEFDESENEPDDLLVLARATKDRGFATKRVNILSKNGTVRGVKHKVSAGQALFDNLATVFQSSTTLEYGRIVIYTTSLRVVRNTFERCEMVRKIFQNHRVKFEEKNIALNGDFGKELDERCQRVSEVPSLPVIFIDGHYLGGAEKILSMNESGELQDLLMKIERVQHPHACAFCGGFGFLPCLVCHGSKMSVFRNCFTDSFKALKCTACNENGLQRCKNCAG, encoded by the exons ATGCTAAATATGGAAATGAAGGCTGATGTGGACAGACAACAAAGGAAAGTTCGATTTCGAGTAGCTTCATCTTACAGTGGAAGGGTGTTGAGGGAAGTGTACACTGATGGAGACTCCTTGGATTCTGAATGTGCCAGCAGCTCGGAGACCGACCAGAACAGCTTCCCAAGCGACAGTGATGGGGTTCAAAATGGCTTCCTGGGATCAGAGTTTGACGAAAGTGAAAATGAACCCGATGATTTGCTGGTCTTAGCCAGAGCTACCAAAGATAGGGGATTTGCAACAAAAAGAGTGAACATTCTCAGTAAAAATGGAACCGTCCGAGGAGTCAAACATAAAGTCAGTGCAGGCCAAGCCTTGTTTGACAATTTAGCAACAGTATTCCAG TCCTCCACAACACTTGAATATGGCCGAATAGTAATATACACCACAAGTCTGCGCGTCGTGCGAAACACTTTCGAAAGGTGCGAAATGGTGAGAAAAATCTTCCAAAACCACAGAGTAAAATTTGAAGAAAAGAATATTGCTCTGAATGGAGACTTTGGCAAAGAACTGGATGAACGGTGCCAGAGGGTGTCTGAAGTCCCGTCATTACCTGTGATATTTATTGATGGCCATTATCTTGGG ggtgctGAAAAAATACTATCGATGAATGAATCAGGAGAGTTGCAAGACCTGCTAATGAAGATAGAG AGAGTTCAGCACCCGCATGCCTGTGCCTTCTGCGGTGGGTTTGGTTTCCTCCCTTGTTTAGTGTGCCATGGCAGCAAGATGTCAGTCTTCCGAAACTGCTTCACGGACTCTTTTAAAGCTCTGAAGTGCACTGCCTGCAATGAGAATGGATTGCAGCGCTGCAAAAACTGTGCAGGATaa